A portion of the Pomacea canaliculata isolate SZHN2017 linkage group LG13, ASM307304v1, whole genome shotgun sequence genome contains these proteins:
- the LOC112553960 gene encoding spindle pole body component 110-like isoform X6, producing the protein MKSLSQLQKDVEEKNTMMNSPFLAVFHDALKRAGDAESTLATEKKSLTESNNELRSRLTEAKQEKEMLEDDSQRLEIQLHEVTEQRDEVTQRMAMLEQSNREHQQNITLLETRLSEAVNSKEEAERLTNFLIEKSSDMENELKKADDAKSIVDAENSRLTDSNNQLRSSLTKAMEENKMLEEKVLTLQTEKEISQNESQQMKERITLLERSLSEAVNMKEEKTRLSASLQQQCSELKSRIDHLKEETRHEKEKLENALKNAVDAKSMVDAEKNCLTDSNNQLRSSLTKAMQEKEMLEEQLLTLQEEKEISQNESKQMKERNTLLERRFIEVVNMKEEATRLAASLQQRCSEQQSSIDHLMEEIRREKEQWKMQIASICKEKDTAERDNVRARGEISALIKDKEANQRELSKASAEMASVKREVAQLRETNEKLRMQMSVLDTQSKAAQDTAVTLGKQILGYEFQTAQNRTEIQELKRQLDAQTLTNRQLTDQVQHMQRQELTFRTQVEKDRQIVAKIEAQLRDARDLVKSREERIAGLQAELSSA; encoded by the exons ATGAAGAGCCTGTCACAGTTACAGAAagatgttgaagaaaaaaacacaatgatGAATTCTCCTTTCCTCGCTGTGTTTCATG ACGCACTGAAGCGAGCAGGCGACGCAGAAAGTACGTtagccacagaaaaaaagagtttgacgg AGTCTAATAATGAGCTCCGCTCGAGATTGACTGAGgctaagcaagaaaaagaaatgttagaAG ATGATTCTCAACGGCTTGAAATCCAGTTACACGAGGTAACGGAACAAAGGGATGAAGTTACACAGAGGATGGCCATGCTGGAACAAAGCAACAGAGAGCATCAAC AAAACATCACGCTGCTGGAAACGCGCTTGAGCGAGGCTGTCAACTCGAAAGAAGAAGCGGAAAGACTGACAAATTTTTTGATAGAGAAAAGCAGTGACATGGAAA ACGAACTGAAGAAGGCAGACGACGCAAAAAGTATTGTAGACGCAGAAAATAGTCGTTTGACAG ATTCTAACAATCAGCTCCGCTCAAGTCTGACGAAGGCTatggaggaaaacaaaatgttagaag AAAAAGTTTTGACActgcaaacagaaaaggaaatatcTCAGAACGAGAGTCAGCAGATGAAAG AGAGGATCACGCTGCTTGAAAGGAGCTTAAGCGAGGCTGTCaacatgaaagaagaaaagacaagacTTTCAGCTTCCCTCCAACAGCAATGTAGCGAACTGAAAA GTCGTATTGATCACCTGAAGGAAGAAACCaggcatgaaaaagaaaaattggaaa ACGCACTGAAGAACGCAGTCGACGCAAAAAGTATGGTAGacgcagaaaaaaattgtttgacag ATTCTAACAATCAGCTCCGCTCAAGTCTGACGAAGGCTATGCAAGAAAAGGAAATGTTAGAAG AACAATTATTGACACttcaagaagaaaaggaaatatcTCAGAACGAGAGTAAGCAGATGAAAG AGAGGAACACGCTGCTTGAAAGGCGCTTTATCGAAGTTGTCAACATGAAAGAAGAAGCGACGAGACTTGCAGCTTCCCTCCAACAAAGATGTAGCGAACAGCAAA GTAGCATTGACCATCTGATGGAAGAAATCAGGCGTGAAAAAGAACAATGGAAAA tgCAAATCGCTTCAATTTGCAAGGAAAAGGACACAGCTGAGAGAGACAATGTGCGAGCAAGAG GCGAAATTTCTGCATTGATCAAGGATAAGGAAGCAAATCAGCGGGAGCTATCCAAAGCATCAG CTGAAATGGCTTCTGTCAAGCGAGAAGTCGCTCAGCTCAGGGAGACCAACGAAAAGCTTCGTATGCAGATGAGTGTCCTGGACACACAAAGCAAAGCTGCTCAAG acaCTGCGGTGACTCTAGGAAAGCAGATTTTAGGTTACGAGTTTCAGACTGCACAGAACAGAACAGAAATCCAGGAACTCAAGCGGCAGCTGGACGCTCAAACCCTGACAAACAGACAGCTGACAG ACCAAGTTCAGCACATGCAAAGACAAGAACTCACTTTCCGAACACAGGTGGAAAAAGATCGACAGATCGTCGCAAAGATTGAAGCCCAGCTACGAGATGCACGTGATCTTGTGAAATCCCGTGAAGAGCGCATTGCTGGATTGCAAG CTGAGCTCAGTTCAGCGTGA